The Malus sylvestris chromosome 14, drMalSylv7.2, whole genome shotgun sequence genome segment AGCTTCAAAATTATTGTTGTGGCTAGATGATTCAGTTCCTCGTTTCTGCTAcatttgctgctgctgcttgtTTCCCGTAGCAGAAGAGATAGGCCGATGTAGATTCCGGAGACTGAAGGCTGCAAGCTAACTTTTGATGACCACGGACACCAGACTCGCCTTTCTCCATTgttagaaaagaaaagggaaattcGTCCCGCTCCACCATGCGTTGCAACAATCCAACAGGAAGACGAGCATGATGCCCGACAGATGCTTTGGTTTAGATAAGTGATGAACCGTCCCGAGGATTTACGAGTCTGATCAAGCCGTCAACCGGCTGTGTGGTATCGAATCTCGATACGTGTGCCACTTCTTGTATCTCTGGAACCCTGGAAGAACAGGTCTAAGTCGAGCAGCAGTTGTGCAGTTGGAACAGCAACATCCTCTTAAATCCTTCACACAGTTCATACAGCATCTGAAATAGAAATCCTTACGTAATTCAGATGGTAAAATGATACTTAGGCAGTGACGCTTCAACTTgtaggagggagggagggatggatggatggatgaaGAGGGAATAGATAACAAAAGGAACTTACAGATACAGCAGATTGCAGTCGAGATTTGCACAGTTTCTATGCCTTAACTCACAGACTTGTGAACCGCATATATAGCATCTAGCGAACGTATTATTATCTGAATCTTCATGCGTGCTTGCTTTAGTCGCGGCTTCAGGCTTGTAGGCAGGCGGTGGGAGAGAGAGACGAGAGTCAAATACGAACAAATTACCAATCCACCGAACAGGACCTTCATTCTCCAGATAATGAGAAACACCTCCCCTTAATGTGTATAAATTTTGAAAGCCCTGTTGTCTGGCAGATGAAATTAACTTACAActaaatgaccaaaataagAAAGGCGAGAGAAGAAAGATAAAGAATTGCTTCCAACATCACAGCACAATCCGTTCAATCACAGATTTTCCCATTAATAATGCAATACAATCATCAACATACATCGCAACAGATGGAGGGTCACCTTAGGATTGTGGAATATACATCACAACGGATACCTCCAGTGCAATACATCATTATATCTGTCTTTTCTTTGTCAACATTTTCTAAAGGATCTGCGGCAATGACCTGAATAAGCATGAACAGAGACAGAAAGTAGTATGTTCACATCCGTCACCAGAAAATGAAGTTTCTACTGCCTTCAGAACATATTATTGCATAAATTCTCGTATATCAAAAAGTATAGGCTGCAACCTTCGCTATATAATACCACAGAAGTGCGGTTTAACCACAAACTAAGGGAACCTCCTAATTGCTAATGTGCCTGATCTTAATCTCCATAGCTAGGAAAAAACCTTCACAGCAGAACTTGATTTCAAACCATTACACATCAATATCCTTACGGCTATGGGACTTCTGCACAGCTTTTTTGTTTTGCCCAAACAACACTAGTTCATGTTAACATGTCATTGAACTAAAAGTCACGTACCTCTGGTTGCGATAACCCAAACGAAGTGCTCCTAAAGCAGTCCACATCAGGTCGCCGAGCCCCTTCAAAATGACCAATATCCCACTCATAACCTGATTACAAGCAGTGACAAAATCTTCAAACTTCTGTGGCTGAAATTATGAACACGATTAATATAACTGACGTAGAGGCTACAGAAATAACAATAACTGCATGCACAATTGTACATTAGAAACATGACCAAGGGCAACATGTCAAACACAAAAGAAGAAACGACACTGTTAAACATATCTAGCTATCAAAACCGTTCAATGTACAGTTATGAACAAATCTGTATGATACACTCAAATTGTTCCACCATCAATACACAATTGAAGGGAATTGCCGGATTAACGATAAGaggaaaaatcatttgaaattaTAAGGCTGGGAAGTAAAATACCATTTCTCACATCCAATAAAATCTGGTTTCTTTTAAGATTGTCATTTGATGCATCACTAGTTGTTTTCAATGATTCCAATCTCTTTCTCCATTCAGATGGCGATAGAGGCGTTGCTCGCATTGAAGGGTCCAGCAAAGGAAGATGTGAAATACCTCCTTCTAACTGCAAGCGGGGGAGATATGACATTAGCTACAAGGagtagaagaaaaagaagaagttggCTTTTGGGGCTTGCCTGAACCAGTGAGGGCTTATACCGCAACTTGAGTTTTGGAAAGGCGTGCCCATTTGTTGCTGCAGAAATCTGCACTAGGATGCCAGAAAATCTCTCGTCCCCCCTTAACCATTCAACATATGCAAGTGCATCTCTCAACGGCCCACTGTACTGTACATACGCACAACACAGGATATCAAACACACTCCTTACTGTTTTGTCTTGCAGTAATATGTATGGTTCACGAATTCAGTTCAGTCATACATACAATCCGGCTATGGAACGAACGTCGTCCACAGAGAATTTCTGCTCGTACACATTACAAAAAGAAAGCAATAAGTACCTGTGCATTTATCCCTTGTTCATTCAGATATATCCGTCCGCGTATGTCGAGGTCCTCAACGAAAGAGAGATGCTTGGCTACCTCCGCCTCTGCGTCTTTGATCATCACGAAATGGTAGAAATTCACCACCACCCATTCGTTAACCTCTCCTCCGCTTTCGTAGTTGCACTTGCATTGCAAGCCAATGCCCGCACGACGTCCTCctttccatttgcttctcccTGGTAACCAAAGGCATTGTCTTCGACTCTGTCTTTGCCTCTGCTGGTTATGCTCGTCGTGAATTGAGAAGGAAAAGCGAGCTGTTTGGGAGGAGGAGCAGACCGGGAATTCGAACGAATCTTTCTTTCTTCTGCCCACCAAAGCAATTTGAGTAATTGTGAAGCTCACCGCACCGGATATAACCGCCGGCGCCGGAAAACTCCCTCTCatcttttctctctcctcttatcTGTTCAGTCTGTGAGTAGTGAGTGAGTACTGTGCTGTGTTGATGAGTGCAGAGACCGGAGACTCGGTGACAGTGCATTCCATTTGACACGGCGTCATGCTACGGTTGGTTTTATTTGCCCAGCCCAAAGACTAGAGGCCCAATTTAGACGAGTCAAAGCCCAATTCAGACGGCATCGTATTGGCTTAAAATAAccaagaaaatataaataagaATACGGTTTAACTTTACTCCGACAAATAAAGCGACTCATTACCCTTCTAAAAATTAGGTGGATAGATTTGGTCGTCTAAATTTGTTCAGTTCGAGCGCAATCGGGAAAACAAAGCAataaaaaaccctaaccctagcggGGTTGCAATCAGATCGTCCGGTTGGGGGAATTAGAGGATGGGGGCAAGTCGGAAGCTCCAGGGCGAGATCGACCGCGTTCTCAAGAAGGTCCAGGAAGGCGTCGATGTCTTCGATAGCATTTGGAACAAGGTTTGTAGCTTCTTCTACCTTCCTCGTTTGCTTGCTTACAGAAACGCAAATTCCAACTGATAAAACGACGGATGCGTGTTTCTGCGCAATGCGGTTAGGTTTACGATACGGACAATGCGAACCAGAAGGAGAAGTTTGAGGCCGACCTGAAGAAGGAGATTAAGAAGCTCCAGAGGTACAGGGACCAAATCAAGACTTGGATTCAGTCCAGTGAAATCAAGGATAAGAAGGTCtttctctttttacttctctcaacTGTTTTCGATTTGCAAATTATAAGTTTTCTACCTTGGTTTGTACTCGATGGTTTTGGACATGACAATTAATTCATTTTTCGATGCATGTTGACGTAGGTGAGTGCCTCTTATGAGCAGGCTCTGGTGGATGCTCGCAAACTCATTGAGCGCGAAATGGAAAGGTTTAAGATTTGTGAAAAggagacaaaaacaaaagcattttCTAAAGAAGGATTGGGCCAACAACCTAAAACCGTAACTACTAATGCATCCCGTGTCATTTTGTTCGCACCTCGTTTTTAATCAATTCaggaattttgtttttgggtaatGCTGTTGTGGCAATGCTTATTTCTCCACCTTGAACACGGATTTAGCTCTTTTATCCTTATGATAATCCATTTAGTAGTGAATCAACTTACCAACTGTGTAATTCCTTTTTATGATAGGATCCGAGGGAGAAGGCCAAATCAGAGACAAGGGATTGGATAAACAACGTGGTATGTGAAACAAAAGATTTTTCTTGAAGTCTGTTATTACCTACTGCTGCTGCCTTAGAAGCCTGTGAGGCTTGACTATATAAAACAGTATGGTTTAAGATGTCTGCTGCGTTTGTAGTTTAAATTATGTCTGCATCATATTTCATTCATTGCATGATCCATGTTTTATTTGTGTATAAGTTTTGGCTTGTGTGTTCTCGTGTCtgatatatatttaattatacgTATAGTGCCAGTGGATGGTTGTGAAAGGTGGAGTTCTTTAATTGATTGATGGCTGTCATTGGTGCTTGGTGCCGCTGATTGTTTTTATTGAAGTTTTATATGTTTAtggttcttttttttgttcagtTCTGCTTTAGATTGCAAATTTTTGTTATAATGACGTAGCTTGTCAATAATGGTTGTTCAATCATATCTGATGAGATTGGTTTTACAATTTCTGTATTTGAAACTATCCATTATCATTCGGTGAGTATTTTTGGTGTTTCATTGTGTTGAGAAGGTTGGGGAGTTGGAATCGCAGATTGACAGCTTTGAAGCTGAGATTGAAGGGCTAACTTTCAAGAAAGGGAAGGGCAGGCCGCCCAGACTGGTAAGAGAAAAAACTTGCATTCTTAGGAAACATGTGGTTTCTGCATTCTTtgacaatttatttatttttattttgtcttgCAGACCCATCTAGAGACTTCAATTACTCGGCATAAGGCACATATAATGAAGTTAGAACTGATCTTGAGGCTCTTGGATAATGACGAGCTGAGTCCTGAGCAGGTCAATGATGTTAAAGACTTTTTGGAGGACTATGTGGAACGCAATCAGGTTTATTGTGCTTTgaaatttatctttgttttttctGCCTTTATAAATCAGCATATAGAACATTCTCAATCGAGGTCATGATTGCTTTTCGATTACCTATATCagacttttttattttgttattttatttttcaggaggattttgatgaatttagtgAAGTTGATGAGCTTTACAACACCTTACCATTGGACAAGGTGGAGTCCCTTGAAGATCTGGCCATTATTCCTCCTGGTCTTATCaaggtacttttttttttcatcttttgttTTGCTGAATGCAATTTCTATTTAAGGTTCTTATATTCAGTTGGAGGTgtagtttatttaatttttcattacATTAGAAACATATATTGTCAGTTGAGATAGACAtgtaaaaaaaagaaatgattaAAAAATCTTTTTAAACCATAGTCCCTTTTTTACGAAGTAAATATTTGCTTATGCGTTTGTTAATCCTTTATTGACTATATAACTGCAAGATACTAGttagtatgtttttttttaaagaatctCAACTTAACTGTCCATTATATACAAGTTATCCTGCTACCATAGGAGGAATGGATGAAAAATTGGAAAGTAGATGGCTTTTATGGCCTTCCTTATGCCACACCAGTAGAGATGCGCATTCAACATTATATTTAGATGCCAGGTTGTCTCATCTCTGTTAACTGAGTTTTTAGTTAGGACATGTGGTTGACTCATCTAAACCTATTCCTAGTTGTTTCTTTAAGTTTACAAATCA includes the following:
- the LOC126599216 gene encoding rhodanese-like domain-containing protein 8, chloroplastic, yielding MRGSFPAPAVISGAVSFTITQIALVGRRKKDSFEFPVCSSSQTARFSFSIHDEHNQQRQRQSRRQCLWLPGRSKWKGGRRAGIGLQCKCNYESGGEVNEWVVVNFYHFVMIKDAEAEVAKHLSFVEDLDIRGRIYLNEQGINAQYSGPLRDALAYVEWLRGDERFSGILVQISAATNGHAFPKLKLRYKPSLVQLEGGISHLPLLDPSMRATPLSPSEWRKRLESLKTTSDASNDNLKRNQILLDVRNGYEWDIGHFEGARRPDVDCFRSTSFGLSQPEVIAADPLENVDKEKTDIMMYCTGGIRCDVYSTILRQQGFQNLYTLRGGVSHYLENEGPVRWIGNLFVFDSRLSLPPPAYKPEAATKASTHEDSDNNTFARCYICGSQVCELRHRNCANLDCNLLYLCCMNCVKDLRGCCCSNCTTAARLRPVLPGFQRYKKWHTYRDSIPHSRLTA